Proteins from a single region of Choristoneura fumiferana chromosome 27, NRCan_CFum_1, whole genome shotgun sequence:
- the LOC141443210 gene encoding uncharacterized protein — protein MSVGKMDAFDHRKDNWSAYVDRLEQYFVVNEVKEDRKVPLLITAMGAESYDLLLTLCTPTKPSTKKYAELIELMTDHLQPSRSILAERYKFRQRKQSANESIADYIADLQKLTKYCEFGTWLDDSLRDQLVCGLHNENIRLRLFSEKDLKFSKAKQIAIQLEAAEINAALVQNRNRSLRDDSAAEISILIGGHHRGPTVLTRTATDKHEERLVTKTRDRGRMDSGGPIAARDQGHRQQLTAAGCE, from the coding sequence ATGTCGGTTGGCAAGATGGACGCGTTTGATCATCGTAAAGACAATTGGTCCGCGTATGTGGATAGATTGGAACAGTATTTTGTGGTAAATGAAGTGAAGGAGGACCGTAAAGTGCCGTTATTAATTACCGCGATGGGAGCAGAAAGCTACGATTTATTACTGACTTTATGTACGCCTACCAAACCATCAACGAAAAAATATGCCGAGCTTATAGAACTCATGACTGATCATCTACAACCAAGTCGCAGTATTTTGGCAGAGAGATACAAATTTCGGCAGCGCAAGCAGTCAGCGAATGAATCCATTGCAGATTATATAGCAGATTTACAAAAGCTTACCAAATACTGTGAATTTGGGACGTGGTTGGATGACAGCCTGCGAGATCAACTTGTGTGTGGATTACATAATGAAAACATTCGGTTGAGGTTATTTTCGGAGAAAGATTTAAAGTTTTCAAAAGCCAAACAAATAGCAATTCAATTGGAGGCGGCGGAAATAAACGCAGCATTGGTGCAAAATCGAAACCGGTCGTTGAGAGATGACAGTGCAGCGGAAATAAGCATTCTGATTGGAGGACACCATCGCGGCCCGACCGTACTAACACGAACGGCAACGGACAAGCACGAAGAACGATTAGTTACGAAAACGCGCGACCGGGGCCGAATGGACAGCGGAGGGCCAATAGCAGCGCGCGACCAGGGACATCGGCAACAGCTGACAGCAGCCGGATGCGAGTAG